TTGGAACcacaataaatataaatagcTCGGACAGTTTATCTCATTCATCAGACATTAAAATAGCATACATATGGCTAGCATCATGTATAGGGTGCTTTTAAGTGCAGTTTTTGAGGGTTGGGGGTGGGGCGATAGGGATATATAGATTTATATAGCACAAGAATAATACGTATTGATACCCCATTTAAGCAACAAGAAGATTCAAATAGTCAATCCTGCAAACAACCCTCCATCTCTTGTAGGAGGAAAAACCCCaccttaagaaaaaaagaaaaaataagttgatttgttttttgatgaatgcaaaagaaaaaaagaaaaaaaagaaaaaagaagaagaagaagaagttgattAATGAGACATAATAAACGGATATCTGACaacacaaaagaaataaattattgagAATGGTTTCGTTCTGATATGACACATGAGCTGATTATGTGctacatttacaattttttttattttttgatgaattcttGATGATGATGGGAGAAGATCaggttttcattttcaaataagttttggaagacttttgaaattttgacatgtGCTATATAGTGTGCATGATTGTGCACATATTATCACATATTGTGCTTCATATAGTGCATGATGATGCACATTGTTATCACACAAGCTTTACATAAAATTCGGCTATAGTTTGAATTCACCGGTACCTGCAAAATTTTCTCTCTACAATGTGATACATTCGTCCAGGTGCATAAAGCCTCCTCGGATCCCTAAGCTTTCTACCTTCTGCTATGAAGGTATCCCTCAAGCACACCAAAAATAATAAGCAGGGCAAGCTGTCGAAAGCATCAAGGCCTGGATTAAGAGATGATCACTCCGCTAAATCTAAAAAGTGGATAATTTTCACAGAAAAGATTCGAGGCCTGTTATGGCCATCAAAATATCGAGAAATGAATACTAACCAGAAGAGTGACCGGAATATATcttccaagggggtggctgttCTTGGCAAGAAATCATCCTGGACAACAATAATTGAAGGTGGCACTCTCAGTCCAATTGAATGGATTGATTTAAACTAAATCACGTTGAAGAGAAACATGCAGCTTCAGgtaaaataaccaaaaagaatATCAAAATTCTCGAACCAACCATAACCAGgaattttcaaaccaaaactAGTAGGAATCATTTACCCAAACTTTGCATATGGAAGAAGAGAAACAATTTCTACTAATGATTCTACAAATGACGAAAGCATTacatagaaaataaaaggcaaatAACTCAATATCACAATCATTGGTCAGATTAAAATTTCACCAACAACATCCAGAACCAACCAGAGCTTCACAATCAACCAAACCAACACAACAGCAAGCAAAATAGCATTCCTCAGTCCCAACACAGCAATATGTAATCCCCGACATCTACACTATCATAAGCTACGAACAACTTCATTCAGTCAATTGATAAAACACCCAATAGGCATCCGCATAGAAAGTCCCATACCTGCAAAACGATCGAATATATCACATCCGCATACTTGACAGCCAGATTGAGCGACATGCACCTGGCGGGCGCAACCGCGTAGCACCGGATCTTCTCCCTGGGAATTCCGCCGAGGCGGTCCCGGTGGTTCACCGCCACCACCGTCATAAGCGCGACCACTCCCGACCCGAGCGAGTGCCCCGTGAACACCATCTCGTAGCTCGACCCATTATCCACCCAGAGGCGGCCCAGCGTCTCCGACTCCTGGTCCAGCAGCCAGATCGCCGAATTCAACAGCCCGTGGTGCACGTACCCGCCGTCGAACATCCGCATGCCCAAACGGTTGTTCATCAAGAGCTTGTAGTCGCTCTCTTTGGCGAGATTCAGTCCGCGGATGGCCAGCACGATCTGACTGTGGTCGTGGTCGCAGTAGATGAGGTAGGGCGGCGCCTGCCCCCGCGTCTGCTCGTACGTCACGCGCTTGACGACCCAGTCCGGGTTGAGTCCGTACCCGCCAGGCGGCGAGTACTGCGGGTTCCGGAGATCGCTCTCGTAGACGGCCAGGATTATCCGGCAGACACGTGGGACCGCCTCGAACTCTTCGGGCGTGGCCAAGGGCCACGTGGCGCTGTCGTCGGAGCCTATATAGGTGCACCGCTTCCAGGCCCAGCGCATGcaccccaccaccaccacgcACTCCACTCCGCAGGAGAAGGACATTTAGGAGACGGAGAGATTAGAGAAAGCGACCGATCGAGTGCAGGAATTAGTTCGATACGACGTAGTTTAGGCGGGAGGTCATGGTGTGCGTCGTGCTACTGCCTTGCATTACAGTGGTGAGTGTACTAATAACAGATTAGCAGGTGGTGGCTTCTCTGGACAGGTTTATCTGTCTGCTCAGATTTTGGTTGCCTTGCTGTCTTGGCTTTGTGTCTTTACAACCTTTGACAGCTGTATATGGACATGGATCAGAGCTTGGTTGGTTCAAGTTGATGAATTTTGGGTTGTCACGTCAGGTGTAACAAATCCTGATACGTTGTGGAAGACAATGACATGggtcaaaaaagaagaagaaacttcTATGGTAAGGATCTGAGAGAGAATAAAAATGGAGAATAAAGGCATGGGCTGATGGGCACATGCCGAATGTGAAAAAGAAGGGAAGATGATCATGAGCTGCTTTAGATTCCAAGatttccaatttttcttttgcttgggaagaaattttgaaaaagtgaataattaacataaaaataaggtTTACCTTTTTAGCCGAACATAAATGATTCAAGCTCTAAACCAAAACAGGGCGTTACTTCCAAGAACATACTTTGTTCAATTTAAGATGGTTTATCTGAAATCTACGTAGGATTTGTCAAAATGAGCGTGTCTGCGACGGAGAAGTTTCAATCTATTTGCTTTTTAGCACGCGGTTGAGCcaattaaacaaatcaatatCTTCTTCTCTAAGGAAACAATAAGAGAGAGACTGATCGATTCTTTTGTTGAATTATAACAAATTGGTTTCAAACCGAAGTACCGGTAAAAAAAGGGAGGAGGAAAAACAGAGTACTGTGAGAGAAGAGGGAGGCTAGGGCTCAGCAAGAGAACTTTTTATCCCTTGATTTGGCAGATCGATGGAACATTGCTGACACTACAACGTCAACAGTTGGTTGACCTTTCAAACTAACAATCTGGTTAATGTTAATTTAGAGTTTTGAATTTAAATTCTTCGGCAGATTCAAAACAAGACAGATAATTTCCTTTTGGATTTTGGTCAAGAAAGCTAGATATTTTACCAAACCTTTCAGTGTATATTTAGTTAGATGATTTTATTTTGGCAAATCAATGAAGGAAAGCACTGATTCCTTACTCTAGTGCTGTGACGTTAATTTATCATGTACTGATATAAAAGAACCTTACTTTTCGTTTGCAAAGTAATTTTCACGTTTCTTGGGATCAATCAGGACCTATCTGTATCTCATCTTATTCTCCTGCAAGAAATGCTACACGAGTGTAGGGAAGAGGTTATTATCACTCTCTTCAAGCTTTTGCAGGCAAAGAATAATGCTGGCAATACTGTGGCAGCATAAATCTATAATGGTACCCATGGGGTAGAGAATGATTACAGGGTTTCACTCTTTTTTGTCAACctaaaaggagagagaaaaaaaaaaataataaaataaaaaagaagggatATAAAGCTAGATCAGAATTGTTGTATCAAGGGAACAGCCAATGTTGTTGTGATATCAACAAATCAAAATCGAAAATCTCAATTCTGTTCTCTAACTAGATAACTAAGCCTTATTGACACCATTCGTTTCTCTTTCCCTCGCCACCTGTGTTTTATGCCTCATGAAAGATGCATCCACTAGAACTTTTTATCAGCAATTTTTATATTCATCTAAGAAGTCATATGTTTGCTTCCACTACTTTCCATGAGTGGACAATCAGAAACtacattctcaatatatttAGATACAAAGAGCtgatggaaagaaaaaaaacccacagggaatatatatatataatgtctaAAAATCTCAAGATTATAGTAGTAAAACTCAGGGGTGCATATTTGTTCCTTATTCAAGAAGTATAATGCAAGCAAATATCGTAGCCTTGATGTAACAACAATTTGGCCGACAGGTAGAGAAGCTCCATGGATTATAACTAATCTCATTAGCATCACCTTGAGATAATTTGTTTTTAGAGAAACAGCTATGACACGTGACTCCATGAACCCACTTAACATTCAAGTTTCTGCAATGAATACTTGAAAAGGAGACTTCAAACAAGTTCTTCAGTAATGTCactaattgtatatatattgtttcaAAGAGTGGTATATGAAGAATCATTATCCAGATATACATTTTCAAAGATGAATGACCAAATGGGGTGAACCTCCCTCTGTCGAAAGGAAGAATTCATTTCCTTTCAACGGGGACCAGGATTTTACATGTATTTTCAACAAGacgaaaaataaaagacaaacattTGAGTTGAAAATAACAATAACAGTCACAGTATAATGGCGGCATtaaatttttccaaattttgtaATTCAGGGCTTGTTATTCAAGGCAAGACAAGCAGCAAATCATCTAAACTTCTTAGCGATAGAGCTCAAACAAGTGCATTTCAAAATCAAACAGCAAACAGTGTTATACTTCACAGTTCATAGTGATAGAACTCAGACAAGTGCCCTAAgcaagcacttttttttttcaaacttgaaaatCAGAGAGCAAACAATGTTCCATTTCTTAATGCGAGCAAGGAAAGATGGCTAAATGGCTAAACCTGCTTACATATCAGTGGCTAACAATTTGGACCTAAATCTCAGGAGGTTGAATCCAAACTCTTTCAGTCCCGCGTTTAGTATCCCATGGATAAAATGGACATCGATGACTCTGCTTAGTCTCCATCGAGTAGTAGTAACTGTGAATGTCAAAATGATGATAAATCCTCTCTGCAAAATCTGAAGTCTCTCCTTCTGCTGATATTGGGAATGAGGTACAGCCAAGAAATAATGCTTGACATCCCAATGTCTTTATCTTCAGCCAAGTCTTCGCTAACCaatcaaatttgaaaacttCGAAGAACTTAGATGGACACACCAACAAAAGCTGCCCCTTAGACTCAACCATATGAGCCCTTGAATGATGGTCTGCAACACAGACCCTATTCGTTAGCAAGCTCCAATGACGGTCTGCAACACAAAAGGCCCCCAGCTCTCCTCCAGAAAAGACACAATAAAAAGTTCCATTACTGTAAACCACATCATAAACTGCCCTTTCAAAACCATCTAGCATGAGTGTGCTCCATTGGCAGTCACCAGGACGACATGTGCTTAGGTAAATCTTGTCACTGTTTTTGGAACTTTGTATGGCAAAGCAAAAACAATCAGGAGAAGTTGGAGCTGAGGAGAATGTGGTTCGATTGAAGCTGAGGTCAAGATCAGGTAGTTTGATTATACTTTTGGTATAAGGATTGTAGAAGAATGACAAGCTAGATTTCTGTAAAAGCAGCCAGCCATATTTTGAAGCACATATGACTGCACCATGTAAAACATTAAACTCTTCTCTCTCGATTTTGTTGCGAGCGATGTAACGCCGGTCGGCAGAAGGGCGGTAGAAGCTACAGACACTGTAGACATTTCCATCGAATGCCCAACTGTGCCCCAATAGCCATGGAAGTCTCTTATTAGGTTGAGCAATCTGAATTTGTCGCCAATTCTTACAAACAGCACGAAAGTGTATTTGATCAACAAGATCAAGTTCTTCAGCAATTACGTTTAAAACGTCAAGGGGAAGATCAGACCACTGCCTACATTCTGTTCCACTTCCCTCCAAACCAATCATGTTTTGCCTCCGTCGATTGACCATTATTGCCGTTTCTCTTGAACTATCCTTCAAAAAATTCACTCAATCCAACTCAGCTGACGACCAATCACTACTCCAAAATTCACTCAATCAAATTCAAAGTACCTGCATGGGAATGAGAAGTGCAGTGTTGTCTTAAAGTCttagacaaagaagaaaaatccaaCCGTTGACTGTGATCAGAATATAATCATAGAGTAATTCAAGGTCAAATTAAAGTAGAAAATAATTACAGCAGCTAGGGCACAAATTAAAAATTCCCACGCAAAACCATAATTATTGATTTGAACAACATCCAAATTCAGAAACCATAGCAAACCCTAAGGAAAGCAATAACAAATCTCTAAACCAAGCGAATTCTCATACAAAATCAGAGTGCTAAACCTTTTGCATAGAGATTATCAATTCAAAAGCATGAATCAATTATAACGCAGATGATCATATCATATGATTTTTCTTGGACGAAATATAAATTCACAATCACATAATTGAAATTAAACCTGTTCTCCAGAGATCGCTAAACTTGGCATCGAAATCTGTGGAGGGAGAGCGAGCTCGTCCGAGTGTGAAATGGCACAATTTGATATGATATCCGTTTATTCTTGACTGCTTGTGCCGTAAGGCTTGAATAATGATGCTATTTATACGGTCTGTGAGACGGGCACCTGTGAGATTAGTTTCACACTACTTCTTTCCTATCACTTGCTATGCATGGATAGGTAGTACTTTCTGAGAAAAATATGCGAAACCGAAACGCGTTTGCCTTTTCACTTTTTCAGGTTGTTTCTAAACCGGTTCTCACGCTGAGAGGTGAAAACAAAAACCAATCAACCTCGAACAAAACACATTGCTGCTGTATCTGTATGCCTAAATGCTAtatgatttctatatatatatatatatttttttttttttcttgtgttattttaaaattgatttttcgttaaaattggacgaaaatatGATGGAAATTGCAAAGAATCTACGACGAAAGGGCAAAactcaaatatttaattgtaaaaattaataattgaagtCCGGGACACAAAAACCTTTAGAGGTGTTTAGGGTAATTTCCCAACAAAACCCCATGCTCCCCCCCTACCCATTGCCCCACGCTCACGGATTGACCCGTtacatgaaaattttaaatagaataTTTGTATGGAGAAGTCGAGATAATTGTGTATGTGATGGGTTGGATAAAGTTGATAGAATAATTATTCTCAATCGGCTAGAACAACGTCTTACTAAGTAGAagttattagtttgaatttacttttcatttttctcatttgtaaaaatgtcaaaaaaaaaaaaaaaaagaaggaaaagtaAGCTTACACACACAAAATGATGTGAAGTGTTTATAAATCATTCgatcaatctttatttaaaaaaaggcccataaatctaatggtttatGGGCACTCCATGTTAAGTCCAATTGTATAAGAATTGTTaagagttgagttttttttttttttNNNNNNNNNNNNNNNNNNNNNNNNNNNNNNNNNNNNNNNNNNNNNNNNNNNNNNNNNNNNNNNNNNNNNNNNNNNNNNNNNNNNNNNNNNNNNNNNNNNNAGGGATTGTAGAAAAATGAGAAGCTAGATTTCTGCAAAAGCAACCAACCAAATTTTGAAGCACAGATGGCTGCACCATGTAAAACCTTAAACACTTCTCTCTCGATTTTGCTGCAAGGGGCATGACTAGGGCTGACAGATGGGCGATAGAAGCTGCATACACTATAGACATTTTGATCACAAGCCCAACTATGTCCCATTAGCCATGGAAGTTTCTTAATAACTGGAAAGCGCCGAGTTTGTCCCCAATTCTTACAAACAGCTCGAAAGTATATTTGGTCAAGAGCATCAAGTCTTCCAGCAATTATATCTAAAACATTGACAGGAAGATCAGACCATTCTCTACATTCTGCTCCATTTCCCTCGAAACCAATTATGTTGTGCCTCCGTCGGTTGATCATTATCACGGTATCCCTTGAGCTACCCTTCAAAAAATTCACCTAATCCAACTCATCTGACTAATCACTTCTCCAAAATTCACTCAATCCGCCAATCAAATTCCAAGTGCCTGTATGGGTATGAGAAGTGCAGTGTTCACTTGAGTCTTGGACAAGGAAGAGAATCTAATAGCATCATAAGGTGAAATTAAAGTAGCAAACACTTGTAGCAGTGATTAATTGGAACCCCACCCAAattcaaaaacctaaaactaatatGTCTGTCTCAAATGGCAAACCCCATGGAAGGAAACAACAAAGACTTGGGTCAAACCAAGAGAATTCTCACACAAAATTAGAATgcaaaacttaattaaaagaccCTTTTGCAACTGATATATAAGCATAGATCATCATAATGAGAATTTTCTGGACagaagaagagaaatgaaatataaatttcataatCACAAAATTCAAAGTCAACCTGTCCTCTAAAAGATTTCTGAACTTACCATCGGAGACTGAGGAAAGCGAGGTCGGCGACCGTCAAATGCGACAATTGGTATTCGCTTCGTCGTTTGATCACTTATGTCGTAAGCTGTTCTTTCTcagtgtctctctctctcaaatggTGACTCTGTCTTCGTTACTTACGCTGTAAGGCCTGAATGGTGCTATTTTCACAATCTTGTATACGCTTATTCGTTCATGGGTTGTGAGACAGGTTCGTGAGATTAGTTTTATCCCATCTCTTtgtatgttttttgtttttctttttaacggATAGGTACTAGGAAAACAATGGGCAAGACACTTTTATCCTCCTCATATTATtgttgacttatataatcttactGCACagaattgataattttttatgtaattATCGAATCTGACACGAATGTAATTCAAAATTAACTAGTTTGAGTTGAAGagtttaaccattttttaaaaaaaaaaagaaaaaaaaaaaaaaaagaaaagaagaagaaggtgtttagtatttgtttatttatttaaaaaatacaaaatactttctaaaaagtaaaattgcaatttttctaGTAAAATCTTAATCTTCGAAACATTTTCTCATACCCTACCAAACATAGCGAACGACGAAGGCTTCTCTTCTGCTCCACTGAAGTTGCGAGAAAACTCAAATCTCAGAgcgagagagaggaagagaggcaATTTGCGATTGCAGAAGAGAAGCAGCGATGAGGGGATTTGGAAGATTGATGGGGCGAGCCCTTTGGTATTCGTCTCAGCAACAAAGACTCCTAAGGCCTTCCGTGGAACATAGCTTACGCCTCCTacatgcttcttcttcttcctcttcttcctcagCCGTAACGGCGTCGTATCTGGACAGCCAAATCGCCTCCTTTTCCTCAAGCCTCGCATCCCTGAGATCTTCCCCAT
This window of the Corylus avellana chromosome ca5, CavTom2PMs-1.0 genome carries:
- the LOC132180301 gene encoding uncharacterized protein LOC132180301 codes for the protein MSFSCGVECVVVVGCMRWAWKRCTYIGSDDSATWPLATPEEFEAVPRVCRIILAVYESDLRNPQYSPPGGYGLNPDWVVKRVTYEQTRGQAPPYLIYCDHDHSQIVLAIRGLNLAKESDYKLLMNNRLGMRMFDGGYVHHGLLNSAIWLLDQESETLGRLWVDNGSSYEMVFTGHSLGSGVVALMTVVAVNHRDRLGGIPREKIRCYAVAPARCMSLNLAVKYADVIYSIVLQDDFLPRTATPLEDIFRSLFCLPCLLFLVCLRDTFIAEGRKLRDPRRLYAPGRMYHIVERKFCRCGRFPPEVRTAIPVDGRFEHIVLSCNATSDHGIIWIEREAGKAMERMKESTSKTVTTAPKVQKLNRMQTFEKEHKDALERAVSLNIPHAVTTSEEVSSQDNDAEPSESRGEDASNTKSKSTGGRTSWNEVVKKLFTKDVTGGLHLKGDANAPQ
- the LOC132181350 gene encoding F-box protein At3g56470-like: MVNRRRQNMIGLEGSGTECRQWSDLPLDVLNVIAEELDLVDQIHFRAVCKNWRQIQIAQPNKRLPWLLGHSWAFDGNVYSVCSFYRPSADRRYIARNKIEREEFNVLHGAVICASKYGWLLLQKSSLSFFYNPYTKSIIKLPDLDLSFNRTTFSSAPTSPDCFCFAIQSSKNSDKIYLSTCRPGDCQWSTLMLDGFERAVYDVVYSNGTFYCVFSGGELGAFCVADRHWSLLTNRVCVADHHSRAHMVESKGQLLLVCPSKFFEVFKFDWLAKTWLKIKTLGCQALFLGCTSFPISAEGETSDFAERIYHHFDIHSYYYSMETKQSHRCPFYPWDTKRGTERVWIQPPEI